The Salvia miltiorrhiza cultivar Shanhuang (shh) chromosome 2, IMPLAD_Smil_shh, whole genome shotgun sequence DNA window aaaaaatagaatgtgCATAAATTtgaataagttaaaaaaaaataaaaaaatatgcataaatttGGAGTATGATACTTGTTTATGAAGACAAATTTTGAAATCCAGTCTAACAAATTATTATTCAAACCTATTGCGATGATATTCATCGTCGTCACCAAGTATTGAACGTCGGCCCATATGCAAAATTTTCATAATACATGAATTAAGACATAAaagtatataataaatttttaattcaaaaaaaaaagtagtacaTCACAAATTTTCATAATTGGAAAAGGAACCATGCATTTAGTGTCTCAATTCCAAGCCCACTTTAGCAAAACTGATTTAACTGGGCTTCTTAATCTGTGGATCATTATTGGCCCAACATTTattccatttatttattttgggcctTTAAGTTGGACCTTCATATTATGTgcctttccattttttttaatgataaaaacTTGTCCATTTTTCCACCATCTATTGACAAAACTTCTAAACATAGaagcaaaataaataaataaaaaatcacaattttgtacaaatattaAAAGCCCTTGAGTTCATACTAGATCTATTAGGTGCATGATAGTCTCCTCTGCATAAAGTTGCCAACCATACCCTAGCAAGTATGGGCTCATGTCTCATGCACTGcaacattcattttttttttttttttggaaagatGCAACATTATATTTACCTCATTCTTGATAATGATGTTGGACACCACAATCATTCTAGTTCGCTCGTAATTTTAAGagattttggcaaataaaatcacgaactattttaagattacaattttaacgtgattttTGAAGTGTGACGAATCATATCaccatcttttcaatttctACAATTTCGTCCCTCCGTTTTTTTCCCCCGATCGTCGGAGTGCTGTCAGAGACATGCAACTTTAAACGCTCTTTTGTTTTGGCCTTCTCCTTGACAGTTTCGACATGATATAGTGGATGAGCTTGCATATTTCTCTTTAGTTCATTCCTAAAAAGCAACTCTTGCATATTTCTCTTCCTCCAAAAAGgggtaaataattttttttttttaaatgtagaTAGATACATAATGGGTGAGTGAGTCATTAGAGAGGCATGTGGAGGGTATAATTAATGGGGGGGGCCCTAAATTGAAGCTAAATAGGCCACTTTAAGCATGGGCTAGTTCTTGAAATATTGAGGCATATAATAGTTGTGATTTAGGGCAAGAGTCCACCTAACTTTGGATAAATCCTCACACACATTTTTATGGTATCATCAATCAAGCAATGAATCCTTACCCTACTCCCCTTGCTGTCCACCACATGAGTTCCCTTCCTAGGAAACACACCTACATACATTGCAAATCAAATTATTCATTTacattattcatttttttcttgtcCCACTGTCATTATACCCTCGTCTTCTTCTAGTATTTTCAACAACTTCATAAATAATGTTTACATATTTATGTCTATATAAATCGTATCATCAATATCTTCTCTCAccccctctctctctacatatatatatatatcttgtatTTGTATTGGGGATAATTAGTTTTTTATGGTATCATTTATCAATGAATGCATGTTCGTTTATGAGTTTATTGAGACTATCGTGCTTAAGATTTAGGattaattaagttaaaataTAGTGGGTGGTGTGAGGCATACATCTAGGTGACAAAACTTTTTGGTCATTTTTGGAATTAGATTTATAGACCATCAAAGGTTTGGTATGTCTTTTACAATCATTAATTAATGTGACAAGATCGCAATCAATTCtagttagtatttttttttctgatttcattaaaatatacTTAGTAGTTACCTAATTCCCTTTTAtcctataaaataataataatttttaattctttagATTGTGGAGATCTACAGTTTATGGTTCAAGGTTCGAGTCCtaatatatcaaaattttcaacttttgaattcataatttttttacattGAATTCATAATGTTTCATTGCAAATTTATAGTATATCATCATAGGGATACGGACTCATTTGAACCTATCCCCAATGGTTCAAATTAGTCCAAACATTTACCGTAATAAGAAATGTATTCAGTTCTTGAATCATGGAAATTTACGatagatttattattttgatgaatGAATGAATTCATGGTTCGAGTTGGAATCCCGTATGTACGTGacaaagatttgatttttttgaatttatagTTTTTCTACAGTAAATTCATAATATTTCATAGCGAATTCATAATGAACTCATTTTATACGATGCACTATATATGAATTTGGTTAAGGGGTGGTTCAAATGAGTTCAACTACTTATCATATGAAATAAAGAATCATTTTCATTGATCTTAAAGATTAATAGTGAATTGATGACTTTGCTGAATGAATTCATAGTTTAGGGTTCGAATTGTAGCGGGCggaaatttcattttttcttttaaattcgtAAGTTTTTTACAACGAATCAGAAAatttcataattattttattttatacagtAAATATGATTTGTATAATAACATGCTTGGATCCTTCTTCTCGGGTACCAACATAAGTGTTCTATATATATCAATGTTTTGCTCCCACTTACAATCACAAGCATTTTAAGtatgtaaaaatattaattatacctttaaaagagttttatttatgattattgttcgaatttttttaatttggcaACAACCGCAAGTATTAATTATACTTTTGTACAAATGTGGTCATTTGTTAACAAATAATTAGTGACTACATTACTCGTATACTATAAATTAAAGAGctgtttttaattaaataaaagagcTGTTAAATGCCTTATAACTATAACTAAGTAGAAAAGCCACTCTGATTTTCTATCTGAAATCCTCACTTACATGCATATTTATAAAGTAGAAGGTATCAATTTAGTATAAATATGTGATGTGAGAGATATCTAATTTGTTACTAAtgcattatatattataatcagttccattttttttaattgtattttCTTCATCCTATGAAATTAGTTATTTATTTCTCTATTAAATGTCCCAAAATTTTTGTCCAGTGcctattatattttaaaatattaaaagtatattttaataaatgtaaaagttataggCCAGatactattttcttaaaaataaatcgtGTGAAATGTAGACTAATTTCGTAAAACGACGGGAAGTGAacgatatatatagatattaatTAGGACTATATATAGTAGCCACGAATAATACGTATTTAttgtaataataaataaatcgaCGGAAATAATTAGAGACGGTGTGCGCTAAAGCAGTAGCAATTAATGAGCACGGAATAGTGGTTcgaataattaatattttaatgaaTTGACTTTTATAGTAGTCTGATTAAAACCCTATATTTAAGATTCCATATTTGTTAATTACTCACGAAGAAGTATATACTTAAATTTCTTATAAAGAAGTATATGATtgtcatttcaaaaaaaaatataaaatatatgattgtgcaacttaaaaaatgtaattaaaaaaattggaaaatataaaataaaaataatattgttCAACCTAATCCACCACCCACCACGTGACATTTTTGCATGTGAGACACGTATATTGGACTCACAAATTATATATCCACGATTATTTCCTCTTTattgtttcttcttcttctttatcttaaaaaataaaaacaaaaaataaaaataaaattggcaGTAGGTTATTTCAACTTTAGTTATTACACTATGATAAACATGTACAATCTTAAATCTTACAAGAAAAACATATGATTAAACCACGAATTATATGTAGATGatcatacatatatacacaaCAAATTAATAACCAAGCATGGTAATGTTGCCAAGAAAAAtatacccaaaaaaaaaaatacaaattaacaAAATCAGATGTTGATTAACAAAGAAAAAGGATCGGGATCAGATTATGATATATTgtacattacattaattaatcaCAGTGATCACCATGAGTCTTGCAGCtgatcatcaaaacaagaattACACCTCCAAAATCcccaccgccaccgccaccaccactAATTATTCATGATTAACACATAATTAAAAACCCATAATCAACACAAAAACCAAATTAACAATTTcaccacaaaaaataatcacatcctcccaccaccaccaccaatcTCACCTTGCATCCTTCCCGTATATACAAGCGGCGTAGTATTAATCATCGCTCACTCATTCTACTTCCCTTCAAGTTAGGAGATCATTAACCCACCCGAGGTCGGGCCCACCGGCATTCGCCTCGCCGCCGGAATAGTCCTCGAACTTGAGCTTACTCTGTCCGGAGTAGAATTTGCGAGCACCACGGGGAGGAGCAGCCGACGGCGACATCACGAACTGCGGCTGCTCCTCCAAATTCACATCCAGCCACGCCAGGGAGCCCGCCCCCGGCGTGGACGGAGACGGGGACGCGGCCTCGCCGGCGCTCATGGCCTCGAAGGAGGCCATGAGGTCGGCGAGCGCGTCCTTGTAGGCCGCGGAGCGGCCGTAGGGGGAGATGGGCGGGGAGAGCGGCGGCGACATGTGGGGTATGAGCGTGGACGTCGGCGAGGCCGTCATCGAGCAGTGGCAGTACATGCAGCAATGGTGGCTCAATTTGGGGTGATCGGCGGTCGGGGAGGCGGGGGCCGGGGTGGGGTCGGGGACGATGCGGAGCTGGCGGGAGGAGTGGGCGAAGAAGCAGACCTTCCGCTTGCAGCTCCGGCCGTCCTTGCAGGCCTCGGTGCGGTAGCGGGAGGGGTGGAGCCAGCACTCGAAGACGCCGTGCGAGAGCTCGCACGCGTCGCCCTTCCCGCAGTGGCCCTTGCGGAAGTCCGGGCAGACGCTGCCGGAGTAGTGGTGGCGCCGCGGGTCGCGGCGCCGCGCCTTCTCCCCCGGGTGGGCGAAGGGGCAGTCGGTCCAGTCGTGGCTCCGGCTGCGGTTGCACTTCCGCACCTTGAACTCGTACATGCGGAAGTGGTCCGACGAGTACGGGTCGTCCCCGTCCTCGTCCCCGCCCTCGTCCCCGTCGTTGTAGGGCAGGAACTTGGAGAACGACGCGGCGGAACTGTGCAGTTCCGCCGCGTCGCTGGCCCCGCCCCCGCTCCCGCTCCTCGGGGAGGAGCGGGAGAGGAGGAGCTGCTTGCGGGGGGGTATGTCGATGTCGCGGAGGGCCTTCTTGGTGAGGAGGAGTTGGTGGGAGTGGTGGAACTTGTGTTGCTGCTCGGCGCAAACGCTGCCCATCATAATTTTGGGGTGATTATTagaattttgaattaaatttgGAGttagatgagagagagagggagagggggtTGTGATTTTTATAGGTATATagtgatgagagagagagaggtgacgAGGATGGTGTGAGAGTATGGGCAGAGAGGTGCGTGGCGGCATAGTATTAGGGATGTTTGCATGCAGAGGGAGATATGTGGCACCTCGATATCACACTATTACATGCAATGATGCaaacacctctctctctctcatctctctctctcacacacttGATGGTGAAGAGAATGTGGTCATGTTCTTGTATTTTTCCTCAATTTTGTAccgtgattttttattttaattaatccTTCGTGTGTCGTTTGTGATATCTATTCTTGAGAAAAGACAGTGTTTATCGtgggtttttaatttttatttccattttattttgtttggagATAGTAACGTTTTCGTTGCGGTCACTTTCTCTTGTGGGCGAATTACGAGTTATTTTGGATGTTTTCGTAAGTTTTTATgtttaaaatttgtgttaaaattatttaattttcccTTATCTTTTATATTTACGGTGTAGtaatacataaatatatttgCGTAgcataaatttatgaaattatgaagaagaaaaaaattagaatcGACGTTATATTGTATGGTTAATTTTGGCCGAAACATGAGTGAATATGGAAAATGGGAAATaatcgaaattttaaaattaatgtgtaaaatgagaatctgttgaaagttcagtaatttatacTATATCATAAATTAgcctttttatttaataatgttttCTTCGATTTAGTTTAATAACTAtcagatataaattatataatgagTATGGTGGTGGTATTACTTTTTGTAGTATAATTTTGTATGAGTGAGATATGGTTAAATACTAATCTGATCACTATGCGGTGGTGAtggtctatttttcttttctgatttttttttttttaagttgatGATAAGTAGAATTGT harbors:
- the LOC131009254 gene encoding zinc finger CCCH domain-containing protein 2-like, giving the protein MPPRTSLPILSHHPRHLSLSHHYIPIKITTPSPSLSHLTPNLIQNSNNHPKIMMGSVCAEQQHKFHHSHQLLLTKKALRDIDIPPRKQLLLSRSSPRSGSGGGASDAAELHSSAASFSKFLPYNDGDEGGDEDGDDPYSSDHFRMYEFKVRKCNRSRSHDWTDCPFAHPGEKARRRDPRRHHYSGSVCPDFRKGHCGKGDACELSHGVFECWLHPSRYRTEACKDGRSCKRKVCFFAHSSRQLRIVPDPTPAPASPTADHPKLSHHCCMYCHCSMTASPTSTLIPHMSPPLSPPISPYGRSAAYKDALADLMASFEAMSAGEAASPSPSTPGAGSLAWLDVNLEEQPQFVMSPSAAPPRGARKFYSGQSKLKFEDYSGGEANAGGPDLGWVNDLLT